Proteins from one Triticum aestivum cultivar Chinese Spring chromosome 7A, IWGSC CS RefSeq v2.1, whole genome shotgun sequence genomic window:
- the LOC123154879 gene encoding uncharacterized protein isoform X2, giving the protein MREAVKERFSQQVFGIQILCPVHDKHLRKRRTGNMEKDAVLVCMVLGFLGSVAVTLGFIAKNYSSKYNGTNCVYRSPSATGLGILGVFLVFINQVILATYASSWCLCLFCCCPCWTKCRRLAPTSSKWNPVYSSDADLTS; this is encoded by the exons ATGCGCGAGGCCGTCAAGGAACGATTCAGTCAACAAGTTTTCGGAATACAAATTTTGTGCCCTGTACATGACAAGCATTT AAGAAAAAGGAGAACGGGCAACATGGAGAAAGATGCGGTGCTGGTGTGCATGGTCCTGGGCTTTCTGGGCTCCGTCGCGGTCACCCTCGGCTTCATCGCCAAAAACTACAGCTCCAAG TACAACGGGACGAACTGCGTGTACCGGAGCCCGTCGGCGACGGGTCTCGGCATCCTGGGGGTGTTCCTGGTGTTCATCAACCAGGTCATCCTCGCCACCTATGCCAGCAGCTGGTGCCTCTGCCTGTTTTGCTGCTGCCCCTGCTGGACCAAGTGCCGCCGGCTGGCGCCAACATCGTCCAAGTGGAACCCAGTATATAGTTCGGACGCTGATTTAACTAGTTGA
- the LOC123154879 gene encoding uncharacterized protein isoform X3 → MEKDAVLVCMVLGFLGSVAVTLGFIAKNYSSKSVQYNGTNCVYRSPSATGLGILGVFLVFINQVILATYASSWCLCLFCCCPCWTKCRRLAPTSSKWNPVYSSDADLTS, encoded by the exons ATGGAGAAAGATGCGGTGCTGGTGTGCATGGTCCTGGGCTTTCTGGGCTCCGTCGCGGTCACCCTCGGCTTCATCGCCAAAAACTACAGCTCCAAG TCCGTGCAGTACAACGGGACGAACTGCGTGTACCGGAGCCCGTCGGCGACGGGTCTCGGCATCCTGGGGGTGTTCCTGGTGTTCATCAACCAGGTCATCCTCGCCACCTATGCCAGCAGCTGGTGCCTCTGCCTGTTTTGCTGCTGCCCCTGCTGGACCAAGTGCCGCCGGCTGGCGCCAACATCGTCCAAGTGGAACCCAGTATATAGTTCGGACGCTGATTTAACTAGTTGA
- the LOC123154879 gene encoding uncharacterized protein isoform X1, which produces MREAVKERFSQQVFGIQILCPVHDKHLRKRRTGNMEKDAVLVCMVLGFLGSVAVTLGFIAKNYSSKSVQYNGTNCVYRSPSATGLGILGVFLVFINQVILATYASSWCLCLFCCCPCWTKCRRLAPTSSKWNPVYSSDADLTS; this is translated from the exons ATGCGCGAGGCCGTCAAGGAACGATTCAGTCAACAAGTTTTCGGAATACAAATTTTGTGCCCTGTACATGACAAGCATTT AAGAAAAAGGAGAACGGGCAACATGGAGAAAGATGCGGTGCTGGTGTGCATGGTCCTGGGCTTTCTGGGCTCCGTCGCGGTCACCCTCGGCTTCATCGCCAAAAACTACAGCTCCAAG TCCGTGCAGTACAACGGGACGAACTGCGTGTACCGGAGCCCGTCGGCGACGGGTCTCGGCATCCTGGGGGTGTTCCTGGTGTTCATCAACCAGGTCATCCTCGCCACCTATGCCAGCAGCTGGTGCCTCTGCCTGTTTTGCTGCTGCCCCTGCTGGACCAAGTGCCGCCGGCTGGCGCCAACATCGTCCAAGTGGAACCCAGTATATAGTTCGGACGCTGATTTAACTAGTTGA